One Rosa chinensis cultivar Old Blush chromosome 5, RchiOBHm-V2, whole genome shotgun sequence genomic region harbors:
- the LOC112168128 gene encoding probable disease resistance protein At4g27220 isoform X2: MNKVMNALNDDEVTVVGVYGMGGVGKTTMVKHVGAQVKKSRLFNQVIMAVVSQNPDLRKIQGTLADLLDLKLEDETEIGRASRLEEKIKRGIRILIILDDVWNRIEFSSIGIPSHHKLQRCNSKVLLTTRRFSVCHFMNSHVNIPLNILSEEDSWNLFVTEARQSFDKSTNFYDVTRMVARECAGLPVALIAVARALRHASFNEWKDSAQRLKASQPANPEDEGDVYKCIKLSYDYLKTDDSKSCFLLCCLFPEDYDIPVEQLLKYGIGKGMFQDSNMQEARATTHLVVKSLKASSLLLDSKKDGYVKMHDVIRDVAVLISLSEVGQRVLVKAGCDLKHWPMINAHRGFFAISLMKNEIRKLPEELVCPNLKILLLQHNANLNDIPETFLQTLNELRVLDLSHTSISLPPQSFSLLTNLQALYLDCCMKIIDFSILGKLEKLEILSMREYPLKELSREIGRLTNLRMLDVSDSFSHGHIVTIPSKVISKLHRLEELYMHCRFGDWGSKVEGGGEETNIGFDELTGLSYLYILTVRIWDAKCLPKCVEFNPNWVYFDICFGGERRVPHIQSQNGHKYSRSLILNTTICSLPDWFVSVVTKKTEKLQFAKCEGLKNILVEYDRGGLCGLKHLSIIGPCEKLKELMNTISWISNKPVFENLEELHLDSVDCLNELCVGELPPGSLFNLKLLNVCNCRNLGNVLLPSKLLRKLPNLEKLICNVMGSMEYVFGYEGFEPEESKFREMTLLSLYALKSVCNGPAPCTIFQTLKSLIIYHCNQLRGSLFTSDVAQCLFHLEDLFVFSCPFLKKLIEAREETVSKKKIVLPKLKNLILLMLPRLSSESAIGIESPSLVHLYVQYCPNFSNDAINFHSKNQVQLNDERQMRFLWSRLMGGGRRGVSGRMGGGRRGVSGQRPDHGGGIPWIVWR, translated from the exons ATGAATAAGGTAATGAATGCGCTAAATGATGATGAGGTCACTGTGGTTGGGGTCTACGGAATGGGAGGTGTTGGAAAGACAACCATGGTGAAACATGTCGGTGCACAAGTGAAGAAAAGTAGACTTTTTAATCAAGTGATTATGGCTGTAGTATCACAAAACCCTGACTTGAGGAAAATTCAAGGCACATTAGCAGATTTGCTGGACTTGAAATTGGAGGATGAGACAGAAATAGGAAGAGCTAGTAGACTGGAGGAGAAGATAAAAAGAGGAATCAGGATTCTCATAATCTTGGATGACGTTTGGAATAGAATAGAATTTTCAAGCATAGGAATTCCCAGCCATCACAAACTTCAAAGATGCAATTCCAAAGTCCTACTCACCACAAGGAGATTTTCTGTATGTCATTTCATGAACAGCCATGTAAACATTCCACTCAATATCCTATCAGAAGAAGATTCTTGGAACTTGTTTGTGACAGAAGCAAGACAATCTTTTGACAAATCCACCAATTTCTATGATGTAACAAGGATGGTGGCTAGAGAATGCGCTGGTCTACCAGTTGCACTGATAGCAGTTGCGAGGGCACTTCGACATGCAAGTTTCAATGAATGGAAAGACTCGGCTCAACGACTAAAGGCGTCTCAACCTGCCAACCCTGAAGATGAGGGAGATGTGTACAAATGTATAAAGTTAAGCTATGATTACTTGAAAACTGATGATTCAAAATCATGCTTCTTGCTTTGCTGCCTGTTCCCGGAGGATTATGACATCCCAGTTGAACAGTTGCTGAAGTATGGAATTGGGAAAGGAATGTTTCAAGATTCCAACATGCAAGAAGCCAGAGCCACAACGCATTTAGTGGTCAAGTCCCTTAAAGCTTCTAGCTTGCTTCTGGACTCAAAAAAGGATGGATATGTAAAGATGCATGATGTCATTCGGGATGTGGCTGTATTAATTTCGCTATCTGAAGTTGGTCAACGGGTTTTGGTAAAAGCTGGTTGCGACTTAAAGCATTGGCCAATGATTAATGCGCATAGAGGCTTCTTTGCAATTTCACTAATGAAGAATGAAATCCGCAAGCTACCTGAAGAGTTGGTATGTCCAAACCTTAAGATTTTATTACTACAACATAATGCTAATTTAAATGACATACCCGAGACTTTTCTCCAAACCCTGAATGAACTAAGAGTCTTAGATCTTAGCCACACTAGTATTTCATTACCACCCCAATCATTCAGTCTCCTGACCAATCTCCAAGCTTTGTATTTAGATTGTTGCATGAAAATCATTGACTTTTCCATACTCGGAAAACTTGAGAAGCTTGAGATTCTTAGTATGAGGGAATATCCTCTTAAAGAATTGTCGAGAGAAATAGGACGCTTGACCAATCTAAGAATGCTGGATGTCAGTGATAGTTTCAGCCATGGACACATTGTTACAATTCCATCTAAAGTGATATCAAAGTTGCATAGACTAGAAGAACTGTACATGCATTGCAGATTTGGGGACTGGGGAAGTAAAGTCgagggaggaggagaagagACTAATATTGGATTTGATGAGTTAACTGGCTTATCATATTTATACATTTTGACGGTTCGCATATGGGATGCAAAATGTTTGCCTAAATGTGTTGAGTTCAATCCAAATTGGGTTTACTTTGATATCTGTTTCGGTGGAGAAAGAAGAGTGCCGCACATTCAGTCTCAGAATGGTCATAAATATTCCAGATCCTTGATTCTTAACACGACCATCTGCAGCTTACCGGATTGGTTTGTCAGTGTGGTGACAAAGAAAACAGAGAAGCTACAGTTTGCAAAATGCGAAGGGTTAAAGAACATTCTTGTGGAATATGACCGTGGGGGGTTATGCGGGCTGAAGCATCTCTCTATTATTGGTCCCTGTGAGAAGTTGAAAGAGCTGATGAACACAATAAGTTGGATTTCAAATAAACCTGTGTTCGAGAACTTGGAGGAGTTGCACTTGGATAGTGTGGATTGCCTAAATGAATTATGTGTTGGTGAATTGCCACCTGGGTCTTTGTTTAATCTTAAGCTGTTGAATGTCTGTAATTGTCGTAACTTGGGGAATGTACTGTTGCCATCAAAACTGTtacggaaactaccaaatttgGAAAAGTTGATTTGCAATGTTATGGGTAGCATGGAATATGTATTCGGGTATGAAGGGTTTGAGCCAGAAGAATCAAAATTCAGAGAGATGACATTGTTGAGTCTGTATGCTCTAAAAAGCGTATGTAATGGTCCTGCTCCCTGTACAATATTCCAGACTCTTAAAAGTTTGATCATTTACCATTGCAATCAGCTTCGAGGAAGCCTCTTCACATCTGATGTAGCTCAGTGCCTTTTTCATCTGGAAGACCTTTTTGTATTCAGTTGCCCTTTCTTGAAAAAATTAATTGAAGCACGCGAGGAAACAGTGAGCAAGAAGAAGATTGTTCTtccaaaattgaagaacttAATTTTGCTGATGCTTCCGAGGCTGTCTAGTGAAAGTGCTATTGGTATTGAGTCACCTTCATTGGTACATTTGTATGTCCAGTATTGCCCCAACTTTTCGAATGATGCTATTAACTTCCACAGCAAGAACCAAGTCCAACTCAATGATGAACGACAAATGAGGTTTCTATGGTCGAG ATTGATGGGTGGTGGTCGGCGTGGAGTAAGTGGTCGGATGGGTGGTGGTCGGCGTGGAGTAAGTGGTCAGAGGCCAGATCATGGCGGCGGTATACCATGGATCGTATGGCGCTGA
- the LOC112168128 gene encoding probable disease resistance protein At4g27220 isoform X1 yields MDDQDLEVGALISLRLLKAIEKSRLAIVVLSLNYASSSWCLEELTKICQCMQDDDRILPVFYHVDPSDVRYQKKSFEEAFTKHEKSGQQKIKMQQWRDALNRVASFCGWHTQNYKTERELVHAIVESVCSKVRPIKIEFSMSTGDFKAFEATKQAMNKVMNALNDDEVTVVGVYGMGGVGKTTMVKHVGAQVKKSRLFNQVIMAVVSQNPDLRKIQGTLADLLDLKLEDETEIGRASRLEEKIKRGIRILIILDDVWNRIEFSSIGIPSHHKLQRCNSKVLLTTRRFSVCHFMNSHVNIPLNILSEEDSWNLFVTEARQSFDKSTNFYDVTRMVARECAGLPVALIAVARALRHASFNEWKDSAQRLKASQPANPEDEGDVYKCIKLSYDYLKTDDSKSCFLLCCLFPEDYDIPVEQLLKYGIGKGMFQDSNMQEARATTHLVVKSLKASSLLLDSKKDGYVKMHDVIRDVAVLISLSEVGQRVLVKAGCDLKHWPMINAHRGFFAISLMKNEIRKLPEELVCPNLKILLLQHNANLNDIPETFLQTLNELRVLDLSHTSISLPPQSFSLLTNLQALYLDCCMKIIDFSILGKLEKLEILSMREYPLKELSREIGRLTNLRMLDVSDSFSHGHIVTIPSKVISKLHRLEELYMHCRFGDWGSKVEGGGEETNIGFDELTGLSYLYILTVRIWDAKCLPKCVEFNPNWVYFDICFGGERRVPHIQSQNGHKYSRSLILNTTICSLPDWFVSVVTKKTEKLQFAKCEGLKNILVEYDRGGLCGLKHLSIIGPCEKLKELMNTISWISNKPVFENLEELHLDSVDCLNELCVGELPPGSLFNLKLLNVCNCRNLGNVLLPSKLLRKLPNLEKLICNVMGSMEYVFGYEGFEPEESKFREMTLLSLYALKSVCNGPAPCTIFQTLKSLIIYHCNQLRGSLFTSDVAQCLFHLEDLFVFSCPFLKKLIEAREETVSKKKIVLPKLKNLILLMLPRLSSESAIGIESPSLVHLYVQYCPNFSNDAINFHSKNQVQLNDERQMRFLWSRLMGGGRRGVSGRMGGGRRGVSGQRPDHGGGIPWIVWR; encoded by the exons ATGGATGACCAAGATCTTGAAGTAGGAGCTCTTATTTCTTTAAGACTCTTAAAAGCAATCGAAAAGTCAAGGCTTGCAATTGTTGTTCTCTCCCTGAATTATGCTTCTTCGAGTTGGTGTTTGGAGGAACTTACCAAGATCTGTCAATGTATGCAAGATGATGATAGAATTCTTCCGGTTTTTTATCATGTGGATCCCTCTGATGTAAGATATCAAAAGAAGAGTTTTGAAGAAGCTTTCACTAAGCATGAAAAATCTGGGCAACAAAAAATCAAGATGCAGCAGTGGAGAGATGCTTTAAATAGGGTGGCCAGTTTCTGTGGGTGGCATACACAAAATTATAA GACTGAAAGAGAGCTTGTCCATGCAATTGTGGAATCTGTGTGCAGTAAAGTCCGACCTATTAAAATTGAGTTTTCAATGTCCACAGGAGATTTTAAAGCATTTGAAGCAACAAAGCAAGCCATGAATAAGGTAATGAATGCGCTAAATGATGATGAGGTCACTGTGGTTGGGGTCTACGGAATGGGAGGTGTTGGAAAGACAACCATGGTGAAACATGTCGGTGCACAAGTGAAGAAAAGTAGACTTTTTAATCAAGTGATTATGGCTGTAGTATCACAAAACCCTGACTTGAGGAAAATTCAAGGCACATTAGCAGATTTGCTGGACTTGAAATTGGAGGATGAGACAGAAATAGGAAGAGCTAGTAGACTGGAGGAGAAGATAAAAAGAGGAATCAGGATTCTCATAATCTTGGATGACGTTTGGAATAGAATAGAATTTTCAAGCATAGGAATTCCCAGCCATCACAAACTTCAAAGATGCAATTCCAAAGTCCTACTCACCACAAGGAGATTTTCTGTATGTCATTTCATGAACAGCCATGTAAACATTCCACTCAATATCCTATCAGAAGAAGATTCTTGGAACTTGTTTGTGACAGAAGCAAGACAATCTTTTGACAAATCCACCAATTTCTATGATGTAACAAGGATGGTGGCTAGAGAATGCGCTGGTCTACCAGTTGCACTGATAGCAGTTGCGAGGGCACTTCGACATGCAAGTTTCAATGAATGGAAAGACTCGGCTCAACGACTAAAGGCGTCTCAACCTGCCAACCCTGAAGATGAGGGAGATGTGTACAAATGTATAAAGTTAAGCTATGATTACTTGAAAACTGATGATTCAAAATCATGCTTCTTGCTTTGCTGCCTGTTCCCGGAGGATTATGACATCCCAGTTGAACAGTTGCTGAAGTATGGAATTGGGAAAGGAATGTTTCAAGATTCCAACATGCAAGAAGCCAGAGCCACAACGCATTTAGTGGTCAAGTCCCTTAAAGCTTCTAGCTTGCTTCTGGACTCAAAAAAGGATGGATATGTAAAGATGCATGATGTCATTCGGGATGTGGCTGTATTAATTTCGCTATCTGAAGTTGGTCAACGGGTTTTGGTAAAAGCTGGTTGCGACTTAAAGCATTGGCCAATGATTAATGCGCATAGAGGCTTCTTTGCAATTTCACTAATGAAGAATGAAATCCGCAAGCTACCTGAAGAGTTGGTATGTCCAAACCTTAAGATTTTATTACTACAACATAATGCTAATTTAAATGACATACCCGAGACTTTTCTCCAAACCCTGAATGAACTAAGAGTCTTAGATCTTAGCCACACTAGTATTTCATTACCACCCCAATCATTCAGTCTCCTGACCAATCTCCAAGCTTTGTATTTAGATTGTTGCATGAAAATCATTGACTTTTCCATACTCGGAAAACTTGAGAAGCTTGAGATTCTTAGTATGAGGGAATATCCTCTTAAAGAATTGTCGAGAGAAATAGGACGCTTGACCAATCTAAGAATGCTGGATGTCAGTGATAGTTTCAGCCATGGACACATTGTTACAATTCCATCTAAAGTGATATCAAAGTTGCATAGACTAGAAGAACTGTACATGCATTGCAGATTTGGGGACTGGGGAAGTAAAGTCgagggaggaggagaagagACTAATATTGGATTTGATGAGTTAACTGGCTTATCATATTTATACATTTTGACGGTTCGCATATGGGATGCAAAATGTTTGCCTAAATGTGTTGAGTTCAATCCAAATTGGGTTTACTTTGATATCTGTTTCGGTGGAGAAAGAAGAGTGCCGCACATTCAGTCTCAGAATGGTCATAAATATTCCAGATCCTTGATTCTTAACACGACCATCTGCAGCTTACCGGATTGGTTTGTCAGTGTGGTGACAAAGAAAACAGAGAAGCTACAGTTTGCAAAATGCGAAGGGTTAAAGAACATTCTTGTGGAATATGACCGTGGGGGGTTATGCGGGCTGAAGCATCTCTCTATTATTGGTCCCTGTGAGAAGTTGAAAGAGCTGATGAACACAATAAGTTGGATTTCAAATAAACCTGTGTTCGAGAACTTGGAGGAGTTGCACTTGGATAGTGTGGATTGCCTAAATGAATTATGTGTTGGTGAATTGCCACCTGGGTCTTTGTTTAATCTTAAGCTGTTGAATGTCTGTAATTGTCGTAACTTGGGGAATGTACTGTTGCCATCAAAACTGTtacggaaactaccaaatttgGAAAAGTTGATTTGCAATGTTATGGGTAGCATGGAATATGTATTCGGGTATGAAGGGTTTGAGCCAGAAGAATCAAAATTCAGAGAGATGACATTGTTGAGTCTGTATGCTCTAAAAAGCGTATGTAATGGTCCTGCTCCCTGTACAATATTCCAGACTCTTAAAAGTTTGATCATTTACCATTGCAATCAGCTTCGAGGAAGCCTCTTCACATCTGATGTAGCTCAGTGCCTTTTTCATCTGGAAGACCTTTTTGTATTCAGTTGCCCTTTCTTGAAAAAATTAATTGAAGCACGCGAGGAAACAGTGAGCAAGAAGAAGATTGTTCTtccaaaattgaagaacttAATTTTGCTGATGCTTCCGAGGCTGTCTAGTGAAAGTGCTATTGGTATTGAGTCACCTTCATTGGTACATTTGTATGTCCAGTATTGCCCCAACTTTTCGAATGATGCTATTAACTTCCACAGCAAGAACCAAGTCCAACTCAATGATGAACGACAAATGAGGTTTCTATGGTCGAG ATTGATGGGTGGTGGTCGGCGTGGAGTAAGTGGTCGGATGGGTGGTGGTCGGCGTGGAGTAAGTGGTCAGAGGCCAGATCATGGCGGCGGTATACCATGGATCGTATGGCGCTGA